The following proteins are co-located in the Pseudoalteromonas rubra genome:
- a CDS encoding dipeptidyl-peptidase 3 family protein, translated as MKRALLSTAVMLACGMLLSGCSEPQQPKTESQAQQSATHSGYQLQDLSPERLDIYTQVTLNSDLSHLNDNQKKMLGLLIDASKIMDELFWKQAFGMNKTEFLANIQDPKVRQFADINYGPWDRLNGDKVFLSGFNAKAPGAEFYPGDISKDELNQADVKDKAGLYSLIKRDAQGQLYSVPYSEAYQNELNTAAQLLRDASKLAVDKQFSKYLNLRADALVNNSYQTSDFAWMDMKNNPIDVVIGPIETYEDQLFGYRTAFESYVLVKDMAWSERLAKFAAFLPELQQGLPVDEQYKQEVPGSDADLNAYDVIYYAGHSNAGSKTIAINLPNDEEVQLQKGTRRLQLKNAMQAKFDKILVPIAEQLIVPTQRKHITFDAFFANTMFHEVAHGLGIKNTITGKGTVRQSLQEHASALEEGKADILGLYMVEQLLKKGEITEGTLEDYYVTFMAGIFRSVRFGASSAHGKANMIRFNFFKQEGAFSKNADGLYAVDMEKMGAAMEKLSNLILTLQGDGDYQKVDQLLATHGDIKAELQADLDKLAAANIPVDVTFKQGKAVLGL; from the coding sequence ATGAAACGCGCACTCTTATCCACGGCGGTCATGCTGGCCTGTGGCATGCTGCTCAGTGGCTGTTCTGAGCCACAGCAACCCAAGACTGAAAGTCAGGCACAACAAAGCGCAACACACAGCGGCTATCAGCTACAAGACCTGTCGCCAGAGCGACTGGATATCTATACCCAGGTCACCCTGAATAGCGACTTGTCTCACCTCAATGACAACCAGAAGAAAATGCTGGGGTTATTGATTGATGCGTCTAAAATCATGGATGAGTTGTTTTGGAAACAAGCATTTGGCATGAATAAAACGGAGTTTCTGGCCAATATTCAGGACCCGAAGGTACGCCAGTTCGCTGATATTAACTATGGTCCCTGGGACCGCCTGAATGGTGACAAAGTCTTCCTCAGTGGCTTTAACGCCAAAGCACCCGGCGCAGAGTTCTACCCTGGCGACATCAGTAAAGACGAACTTAATCAGGCGGATGTAAAAGACAAAGCGGGTTTGTACTCTTTAATAAAACGCGATGCGCAAGGCCAACTGTATAGTGTTCCCTACTCCGAAGCCTACCAGAACGAATTAAACACGGCCGCACAGCTATTGCGCGATGCCAGCAAACTGGCAGTGGATAAGCAGTTTTCCAAATACTTAAATTTACGTGCAGACGCGCTGGTAAATAACAGTTACCAAACCTCTGACTTCGCCTGGATGGATATGAAAAATAACCCCATCGACGTGGTGATTGGTCCCATCGAAACCTACGAAGATCAGCTCTTTGGTTATCGTACTGCGTTCGAATCTTATGTCCTGGTCAAAGACATGGCCTGGAGTGAACGTCTGGCAAAATTTGCCGCTTTCTTGCCTGAACTACAACAGGGCCTACCGGTCGATGAACAGTACAAGCAGGAAGTGCCTGGTTCAGATGCCGACCTCAATGCGTACGATGTCATTTACTATGCTGGCCATTCTAATGCCGGGAGTAAAACCATTGCCATTAACCTGCCGAACGATGAAGAAGTGCAACTCCAAAAGGGCACGCGTCGTCTGCAGTTGAAAAATGCAATGCAAGCCAAGTTCGACAAGATCCTGGTACCCATTGCTGAGCAGTTAATTGTCCCGACACAACGTAAGCATATTACCTTTGATGCCTTTTTTGCCAACACCATGTTCCACGAAGTAGCGCATGGTCTGGGCATTAAAAACACCATTACAGGCAAAGGCACGGTGCGTCAGTCACTGCAAGAGCATGCCAGCGCACTGGAAGAAGGCAAAGCCGATATTCTGGGCCTGTATATGGTTGAGCAACTGCTGAAAAAAGGCGAGATCACAGAAGGCACGCTGGAAGACTATTATGTCACCTTTATGGCCGGAATTTTCCGCTCTGTGCGCTTTGGCGCATCCAGCGCCCATGGTAAAGCCAACATGATCCGGTTTAATTTCTTCAAACAGGAAGGCGCATTTTCAAAAAATGCGGATGGCCTTTATGCTGTGGATATGGAGAAAATGGGGGCAGCGATGGAAAAGCTGTCTAACCTGATCCTGACCCTGCAAGGCGATGGTGACTACCAAAAAGTCGATCAGTTACTGGCGACCCATGGCGATATCAAGGCAGAGCTTCAGGCCGATCTGGACAAGCTGGCGGCAGCCAATATTCCGGTTGATGTCACCTTTAAACAAGGCAAAGCCGTATTGGGCTTGTAA
- a CDS encoding HDOD domain-containing protein: MSTENALLTILIDKINNDTLVLPTLPEIAVRVRQAADDPEVNLMQMSEVISHDPALAARMIKVANSAFLGRTVKVNTLNQAVTRIGLRQVKNVATAMAMEQLFVSQNKLIKTYMDKAWQKTLKVACQAITTMDFYLRINKHTSLNKDTITLASLVFNIGVLPILTEAENHPEVFANPSFLAHAIQKLGGRIGGAIMREWGFTEEFVEVAESWANPNYKPGHVCYVDFIRVGAIVEGILQVSDKAAALHVYEEKGVLGSVDMFYDDAYQDMLNDIKAAFS, from the coding sequence ATGTCTACTGAAAATGCCTTGTTGACGATTCTGATTGATAAAATAAATAATGATACCCTGGTACTACCTACCTTGCCTGAAATTGCTGTAAGGGTCCGGCAGGCTGCGGATGACCCGGAAGTTAATTTGATGCAAATGTCCGAGGTGATTTCTCATGATCCCGCATTGGCGGCACGTATGATTAAAGTGGCCAACAGTGCATTTCTGGGCCGTACTGTAAAAGTTAACACTCTTAATCAGGCCGTCACCCGGATAGGTTTGCGTCAGGTCAAAAATGTCGCCACAGCTATGGCGATGGAGCAGCTGTTTGTTTCGCAAAATAAGCTCATCAAAACGTATATGGATAAAGCCTGGCAGAAGACGCTGAAAGTGGCCTGTCAGGCCATCACCACGATGGACTTTTATCTGCGCATTAACAAACATACCTCGCTCAATAAAGACACCATTACGCTGGCGTCACTGGTGTTCAATATCGGGGTACTTCCTATCCTGACTGAAGCTGAAAATCACCCTGAAGTCTTCGCCAACCCGAGCTTTTTAGCGCATGCGATCCAAAAGCTCGGTGGTCGCATAGGGGGTGCCATTATGCGTGAATGGGGGTTCACGGAAGAGTTTGTTGAAGTTGCTGAAAGTTGGGCTAATCCAAACTATAAACCCGGGCATGTTTGTTATGTGGACTTTATCCGTGTCGGCGCCATTGTTGAAGGCATATTGCAAGTGTCTGATAAGGCCGCGGCACTGCATGTCTACGAAGAGAAGGGCGTGCTGGGGTCAGTGGATATGTTTTATGATGATGCCTATCAGGACATGCTGAACGATATTAAAGCGGCATTTTCGTAA
- the rdgC gene encoding recombination-associated protein RdgC has protein sequence MWFSNLICYRFKQDVSYAQEDFEAALEHDVFRPCGSQDMSTFGWTKALGKHGQTLSHFSQHCILVCAKREEKVLPASVINEMVAEKIESIEQEENRPVKKKEKDEIKENITATLLPQAFKKSSLQFAFIDQKNGWLIVNSASFNKAEELTALLRKSLGTLPIVPAFANYDLDLFLTDWLTKFEVPEGFAIGSDAELQEADDNGAQVKLKQHDLAGDEIKLHLEHGKRVTKLGMDWRERVQFTLQNDGSIKRLSFSDTLKEQNADIPKEDMAVKLDADFILVSEEIKELLEELSQGLGDQDDL, from the coding sequence ATGTGGTTTAGCAATCTTATCTGTTACCGTTTTAAACAAGACGTCTCCTATGCTCAGGAAGACTTTGAAGCAGCACTGGAGCACGACGTATTTCGTCCGTGCGGTAGCCAGGACATGAGCACCTTTGGCTGGACCAAAGCCCTTGGCAAACATGGCCAGACCCTGAGCCACTTTTCTCAGCACTGTATTCTGGTTTGTGCCAAACGGGAAGAAAAAGTCCTGCCTGCGTCTGTGATCAATGAAATGGTTGCGGAAAAGATCGAGTCGATCGAGCAAGAAGAGAATCGTCCGGTCAAGAAAAAAGAAAAAGACGAAATTAAAGAAAATATCACTGCAACTTTGTTGCCTCAAGCATTCAAAAAGTCCAGCCTGCAATTTGCGTTTATCGACCAGAAAAATGGCTGGTTAATCGTCAACAGTGCCAGCTTTAATAAAGCGGAGGAATTGACCGCGTTACTGAGAAAATCCCTCGGCACCTTGCCTATCGTCCCCGCCTTTGCAAATTATGATTTGGATCTGTTCCTGACTGACTGGCTCACCAAATTCGAAGTCCCTGAAGGGTTTGCAATCGGCTCAGATGCCGAATTACAAGAAGCCGATGACAATGGCGCACAGGTTAAACTTAAACAGCATGACCTGGCCGGTGACGAGATAAAACTGCACCTGGAACATGGTAAGCGCGTAACGAAGCTGGGTATGGACTGGCGTGAACGCGTGCAGTTTACCCTGCAAAATGATGGCTCAATCAAGCGCCTGAGTTTCAGCGACACACTGAAAGAGCAAAATGCCGACATCCCTAAAGAAGACATGGCGGTCAAGCTCGATGCAGACTTCATTCTGGTCTCTGAAGAAATCAAAGAGCTGCTTGAAGAGCTGTCACAAGGGCTCGGCGATCAGGACGATCTGTAA
- a CDS encoding sensor histidine kinase: MLQKSLSKKLLTNVLSVYFLLTFVVTCGQVVAEYVNTKDYIRNELTMLQKTFSRSLTRAIWELNTKQTVTTAEGLLAIPMIEGIIVRDDSGEIISQLGRSLNIHELYSQQLVQEEALIEDTPSGLFGYTFPLIFEFSGRATQVGDVTLFSSREVVFSRIMISIYFLIGNAMVKTTFLIILFLLAFRKLLTEPLTDLTEQIDDFEIDNVDGHKIDIDTAERNELKVMEEAFNKLIDRIADYRKKLDQAQKELLISNEKLDQHNIQLEQEVARKTSNLSQAMMDLQQQKYELEKQKLTLTEEIDLRRQTEEELLTKQKELEKYVDELNMAQERLVGSEKMAALGGLVAGITHDINTPVGIGVTATSFLEERLQRLETAYRDKTLSPKALEEFINEAKQSTSLLTTNLDRASELVASFKQIAVDQASEAVRTINFKQYLGEVIRSLHPKLKKTAHIVNVDCPEELTLHLPAGAISQIFTNLIMNSLIHGFEGVAQGTIDIEIREENNDVFIVYKDNGKGVSKAQLEKLFDPFFTTKREQGGSGLGTHITFNLVKQTLNGDIEVNSEEGRGLTYYIRFPKELQKNIAMFS, translated from the coding sequence ATGCTGCAAAAAAGTCTGTCAAAGAAGCTGCTCACAAACGTCTTGTCGGTTTACTTTTTGCTCACCTTTGTCGTGACTTGTGGACAAGTGGTGGCCGAATATGTCAACACTAAGGACTATATTCGCAATGAGTTAACTATGCTGCAAAAAACCTTTAGTCGCAGCCTGACTCGCGCTATCTGGGAGCTCAACACCAAACAAACCGTCACCACCGCTGAGGGCTTGTTGGCCATACCTATGATCGAAGGGATCATAGTGCGTGACGATAGCGGCGAGATCATTTCTCAGCTGGGGCGCTCGCTCAACATTCATGAGTTATACAGCCAACAACTCGTACAAGAAGAAGCACTCATTGAGGATACGCCGTCAGGTCTGTTTGGCTACACCTTTCCACTGATCTTCGAGTTTTCCGGCAGAGCCACGCAAGTCGGTGATGTAACGCTGTTTTCAAGTCGAGAAGTCGTATTCAGCCGGATCATGATCTCTATTTATTTTCTGATTGGTAATGCGATGGTCAAAACCACCTTTTTGATTATCTTGTTCTTACTCGCTTTCAGAAAATTACTCACCGAACCACTCACCGATCTGACCGAGCAGATTGACGATTTTGAAATCGACAATGTTGATGGTCACAAAATAGACATTGATACCGCAGAGCGCAACGAGCTCAAGGTGATGGAAGAGGCCTTCAACAAACTCATTGATCGCATCGCGGACTATCGAAAAAAACTCGATCAGGCGCAAAAAGAGTTGTTAATAAGTAATGAAAAACTCGACCAGCACAATATTCAGTTGGAACAAGAGGTCGCACGCAAAACATCTAACCTGTCTCAGGCTATGATGGATCTGCAACAACAAAAATATGAGCTGGAGAAACAAAAGCTGACTCTGACAGAAGAGATCGATCTCAGACGTCAAACCGAAGAAGAGCTGCTGACCAAACAAAAAGAGCTGGAAAAGTATGTTGATGAGCTCAACATGGCACAGGAGCGTCTGGTTGGCTCAGAAAAAATGGCCGCACTGGGCGGCCTGGTCGCGGGGATCACGCACGACATCAATACCCCAGTCGGCATCGGTGTTACGGCAACCTCATTCCTGGAAGAACGCCTGCAAAGGCTGGAAACTGCATATCGAGATAAGACGCTTTCGCCCAAAGCGCTGGAAGAATTTATCAATGAAGCAAAACAAAGTACCAGCTTATTAACCACCAACCTAGATCGAGCGTCAGAGCTGGTCGCCAGCTTTAAACAAATTGCGGTTGATCAGGCCAGTGAGGCGGTACGTACTATCAACTTTAAACAGTACCTGGGCGAAGTTATCCGCTCATTACACCCCAAACTCAAAAAGACCGCACACATTGTCAACGTAGACTGCCCCGAAGAGTTAACCCTGCACCTGCCCGCAGGGGCCATCAGCCAGATATTCACTAATCTGATTATGAACTCCCTGATCCATGGTTTTGAAGGCGTTGCGCAAGGCACCATAGACATTGAGATAAGAGAAGAAAATAACGATGTCTTTATCGTCTACAAAGACAACGGTAAAGGCGTTAGCAAAGCGCAGCTTGAAAAACTGTTTGACCCTTTCTTCACCACCAAGCGTGAACAAGGCGGCAGTGGTCTGGGCACACACATTACTTTTAACCTGGTTAAGCAGACCCTGAATGGCGACATTGAAGTCAATTCAGAAGAAGGAAGAGGACTAACTTACTATATTAGGTTCCCTAAAGAACTACAGAAGAACATCGCAATGTTCAGTTAA